In the genome of Planifilum fimeticola, one region contains:
- a CDS encoding SDR family oxidoreductase → MNDWLGLKDKVAIITGAASGIGAHIAKELAENGAKVVVADLKVKNGFSEDGTYHCQCDITKKEQVDELIRQTLDVFGRLDILVNNAGINLPRLLVDYRNERPEYELSERDFDLMMAVNVKGTFLCAQAAARVMIKQNRGVIINISSECGQEGSVGQSCYAATKAAMMGFTRSWGKELGKFGIRVVGIAPGIVEKTGLRTDAYNEALAYTRNTTVEGLNADYSKSIPLGREGKLDEIANLAAFLASDRASYITGTTINISGGKSRG, encoded by the coding sequence GTGAATGATTGGCTTGGTTTAAAGGACAAAGTGGCGATCATAACGGGCGCAGCATCAGGGATTGGTGCCCATATCGCCAAAGAATTGGCGGAAAACGGAGCCAAGGTCGTTGTTGCCGATTTGAAAGTGAAAAATGGCTTTTCAGAGGACGGAACCTACCACTGCCAGTGCGACATTACGAAAAAGGAACAGGTGGATGAGCTCATCCGCCAGACGTTGGACGTGTTCGGCAGGCTCGACATTTTAGTCAACAATGCCGGTATCAATCTTCCAAGACTTTTGGTCGACTATCGGAACGAACGGCCGGAGTACGAGCTGAGTGAAAGGGATTTTGATTTGATGATGGCAGTCAACGTCAAAGGGACGTTCCTTTGCGCCCAAGCCGCGGCACGGGTGATGATCAAACAAAACCGGGGCGTCATCATCAATATCAGTTCAGAATGCGGTCAGGAAGGATCCGTCGGCCAAAGCTGCTATGCGGCAACGAAAGCAGCCATGATGGGATTCACTCGTTCCTGGGGAAAAGAGTTGGGTAAATTCGGCATCCGCGTCGTTGGGATTGCCCCCGGAATCGTGGAAAAGACGGGTTTGCGGACGGACGCCTACAATGAGGCGTTAGCCTACACCCGGAACACCACCGTTGAAGGTTTGAATGCGGATTACAGCAAATCCATCCCCCTCGGACGGGAAGGTAAATTGGATGAAATCGCCAATTTAGCCGCCTTCTTGGCTTCCGACCGGGCCAGTTACATCACCGGTACAACAATCAATATTTCCGGCGGTAAATCCCGCGGGTAA